Below is a window of Niabella agricola DNA.
AGGTGCCGCCGGTGATCTGATTGTGCTGATTGAAGAAGAAGCACATAAAGAATTGCACCGTGAAGGGCTGAACGTAGCCTACGACCTGCATATTTCCTTTACCGATGCGGTTTTTGGTACCAGCCTGGAAGTGCCTACTATCGACGGCCGGGCAAAAATCAAAATTCCGCCCGGCACGCAGAGCGGTAAAATATTCCGGTTAAAGGGCAAGGGTTTCCCCAATGTACACGCACATTACGAAAAGGGAGACCAGCTGATTCAGGTAAATGTGTGGACACCGCAGCAACTGACTGATGAAGAAAAGGAGCTGTTGGAAAGACTTTCGGAATCGTCCAACCTGAAACCGCAGCCTGAAAAGGCCGAAAAAGGCTTCTTTGATAAAATAAGGGACCTGTTCAGCTAGGTTCGGAAATCCCGGAAGGCAACTTTATTCCAGCCTTAAACCCGTCTTGGGTTTGAGGCTGTTTTGTTTTAGATTTGCGGCCACTATAAAACACAAAAGATGATCCATATCGTATTTAACCAGGTGGAGGTGGAACTGATGCAGCAGGTGATTGCGCTCGATGAAACCCTGCAGGGACCCGTGGTGCAGATCCGGGATGATTTTGCCGTAGGCCCGCTTGCCGGCCTGGATACAGAGGAGGGGTGGCAGGCCCGGGTGGAATGGTGGCGCGAACTGCTAAAAGGATCGCCTTATCCGGACGAGCTGGCAGGCAGTTTCGACGACCGGAAAACGGTAGCTGCTTTGAAAGCGCAACTGACTGCCGATCCGGAAGAGGTAATCTGGATATGGATGGGACAAAACCAGCACGATGTAAGCGGCTATTACTGGCTCATTCCTCAACTGAAGGAATTCCAGGGGCGCATCCTGGTATTGTATATGAATAACCTACCGTTTATTAATGATAAAGGCCAGATCTTTTACCCCTCC
It encodes the following:
- a CDS encoding DUF1835 domain-containing protein, encoding MIHIVFNQVEVELMQQVIALDETLQGPVVQIRDDFAVGPLAGLDTEEGWQARVEWWRELLKGSPYPDELAGSFDDRKTVAALKAQLTADPEEVIWIWMGQNQHDVSGYYWLIPQLKEFQGRILVLYMNNLPFINDKGQIFYPSWLSEIRPSEFLKARKLARPVTLSEFEIDPDEWNKLVQENALVRILEGGKKIAGRDTSFYDEEILKNLTGEWQKATRVLSNTLNRMKIKTGDVFIMWRMKELIAAGKITTEGETDKDWKSFDVRLAGKKEIAEGPITDAGS